From one Bacteroides intestinalis DSM 17393 genomic stretch:
- a CDS encoding xylulokinase, whose amino-acid sequence MKPDAKSTIEAGKAILGIEFGSTRIKAVLIDQENKPIAQGSHTWENQLVDGLWTYSVEAIWYGLQDCYADLRSNVKSLYDIEIETLAAIGVSAMMHGYMAFNDKEEILVPFRTWRNTNTGAAAAALSELFVYNIPLRWSISHLYQAILDNEEHVKDIDYLTTLAGFIHWQITGQKVLGIGDASGMLPIDPVTKNYSAEMVAKFDELIAPKGYGWKLLDILPKALPAGENAGFLTPEGAKMLDVSGHLKAGIPVCPPEGDAGTGMVATNAVKQRTGNVSAGTSSFSMIVLEKDLSKPYEMIDMVTTPDGSPVAMVHCNNCTSDLNAWINLFKEYQELLGIPVDMNEVYGKLYNHALTGNADCGGLISFNYISGEPVTGFADGRPMFVRSANDKFSLANFMRTHLYASVGVLKIGNDILFKEEKVKVDRITGHGGLFKTKNVGQRVLAAALNSPISVMETAGEGGAWGIALLGSFLVNNEKKQPLDAFLDEQVFGGDAGVEITPTAEDVAGFNAYIENYKAALPIEEAAVKFKK is encoded by the coding sequence ATGAAACCAGACGCAAAATCAACCATCGAAGCAGGTAAAGCCATTCTTGGCATAGAATTCGGCTCCACCCGAATCAAGGCTGTTTTGATTGACCAGGAAAACAAGCCTATCGCTCAAGGAAGTCACACCTGGGAGAACCAGTTGGTGGACGGACTTTGGACATATAGCGTTGAGGCCATCTGGTATGGACTGCAAGATTGTTACGCCGACCTTCGTTCAAACGTGAAGAGCCTGTATGATATAGAGATAGAAACCTTGGCGGCAATCGGTGTCAGCGCCATGATGCATGGCTATATGGCATTCAATGATAAAGAAGAGATTCTCGTACCCTTCCGTACTTGGAGAAACACCAATACGGGTGCGGCTGCAGCTGCTTTATCAGAGCTGTTCGTTTATAATATTCCTCTGCGTTGGAGCATTTCTCACTTGTATCAGGCTATTCTGGACAACGAAGAACATGTGAAAGATATCGATTATCTGACAACACTTGCAGGTTTTATCCATTGGCAGATAACAGGTCAAAAAGTATTGGGCATCGGCGATGCATCGGGTATGCTCCCTATAGATCCGGTTACCAAGAACTACTCCGCTGAAATGGTGGCTAAGTTCGACGAGTTAATCGCTCCGAAGGGATACGGCTGGAAGTTGCTGGATATTCTTCCCAAAGCATTGCCGGCCGGTGAAAATGCAGGTTTTCTGACACCGGAAGGCGCTAAGATGCTCGACGTGTCCGGTCATTTGAAAGCCGGAATACCGGTTTGCCCGCCCGAAGGAGATGCCGGTACCGGTATGGTGGCAACCAATGCCGTGAAGCAGCGTACAGGAAACGTATCGGCAGGTACCTCTTCGTTCTCCATGATTGTATTGGAGAAAGATCTGTCAAAGCCCTACGAAATGATCGATATGGTTACTACTCCCGATGGAAGTCCCGTAGCCATGGTACATTGCAACAACTGTACGTCCGACCTCAATGCATGGATCAACCTGTTCAAGGAATACCAGGAACTGCTGGGTATACCTGTAGATATGAACGAAGTATATGGAAAACTCTACAACCATGCCCTGACAGGCAATGCGGATTGTGGCGGTCTCATTTCATTCAATTACATTTCAGGCGAACCTGTAACAGGATTTGCAGATGGAAGACCGATGTTTGTACGTTCGGCCAATGACAAGTTCAGCCTTGCGAACTTCATGCGGACGCACTTGTACGCTTCTGTCGGTGTCCTCAAGATTGGTAATGACATTCTTTTCAAAGAAGAAAAGGTGAAAGTTGACAGAATCACAGGACACGGAGGTTTGTTCAAGACTAAAAATGTGGGCCAGAGAGTACTTGCAGCAGCACTGAACTCACCCATTTCCGTAATGGAAACGGCCGGTGAAGGTGGTGCATGGGGTATTGCGTTGCTGGGATCATTCCTTGTGAACAACGAAAAGAAGCAACCTCTCGACGCTTTCCTGGACGAGCAGGTGTTTGGTGGGGATGCAGGTGTTGAGATAACGCCTACAGCCGAGGATGTAGCAGGTTTTAACGCATACATCGAAAACTACAAGGCAGCACTGCCCATCGAAGAAGCGGCAGTGAAATTCAAAAAGTAA
- a CDS encoding beta-L-arabinofuranosidase, translating into MKSILITYLFLFCFLLTGKAQTQQEVSYFPLQDVKLLESPFLQAQQTDLHYIMAMEPDRLLAPFLREAGLTPKAPSYTNWENTGLDGHIGGHYISALSMMYAATGDTAIYNRLNYMLAELHRAQQAVGTGFIGGTPGSLQLWKEIKAGNIRAGGFDLNGKWVPLYNIHKTYAGLRDAYLYAGSNLAREMLIALTDWMIDITAGLTDQQMQDMLRSEHGGLNETFADVAEITGDKKYLELARRFSHKLILDPLVKDEDRLTGMHANTQIPKVIGYKRIADLAQDDKDWNHASEWDHAARFFWNTVVNHRSVCIGGNSVREHFHPADNFTSMLNDVQGPETCNTYNMLRLTKMLYQTSPDIRFADYYERALYNHILASQQPEKGGFVYFTPMRPGHYRVYSQPETSMWCCVGSGLENHTKYGEFIYAHTNDTLYVNLFIPSRLTWQEKKVTLVQETRFPDEEQIRFRVEKSRKKAFSLKLRYPSWAKGASVSVNGKVQETNAQPGEYLTIHRKWKAGDEITLNMPMQVALEQIPDRENFYAFMYGPIVLASPTGTENMDGLYADDSRGGHIAHGKQISMQEIPMLIGSAASLPQSLRRINDDLVAFTYTGSVYPAQKEALKLIPFFRLHDSRYAVYFHQVTEAEVESIRKEVALSERKAMELANQTVDLIFPGEQQPESDHGILYEQAETGINKDRHFRRAKGWFSYNLKVKEEAAQLMITIRKENHNKVAILLNNEKLTVSPTISKPDKEGFITLCYSLPQKLSAGSYPIRFSPDGTEWTPAIYEVRLLK; encoded by the coding sequence ATGAAATCGATCCTTATTACTTACCTGTTCCTTTTTTGTTTTCTCCTGACCGGGAAAGCTCAAACCCAACAAGAAGTTTCCTATTTCCCTTTGCAAGACGTTAAGCTGCTGGAAAGCCCCTTCCTGCAAGCTCAACAGACTGACCTGCATTACATCATGGCCATGGAGCCCGACCGCCTGCTCGCCCCTTTCCTGCGCGAAGCCGGACTGACGCCCAAAGCGCCAAGTTATACCAACTGGGAAAACACCGGACTGGACGGACACATCGGCGGACATTACATTTCCGCACTCTCCATGATGTATGCCGCTACCGGAGACACAGCCATATACAATCGGCTGAACTATATGCTCGCCGAACTACATCGTGCACAGCAAGCCGTAGGCACCGGATTCATCGGAGGAACTCCCGGAAGCCTGCAACTTTGGAAAGAAATTAAAGCCGGTAATATCCGCGCCGGAGGTTTCGACCTAAACGGCAAATGGGTACCCCTATACAATATACACAAAACTTATGCCGGACTGCGCGACGCTTACCTTTACGCCGGAAGCAACCTTGCCCGTGAAATGCTAATTGCCCTCACCGACTGGATGATAGACATCACCGCCGGACTCACCGACCAGCAAATGCAAGACATGCTCCGCAGTGAACATGGCGGACTGAACGAAACTTTCGCTGATGTTGCCGAAATCACAGGTGACAAGAAATACCTGGAACTGGCACGCCGCTTCTCCCATAAATTGATTCTGGACCCTCTTGTGAAGGATGAAGACCGCCTGACAGGCATGCATGCCAACACACAGATACCGAAGGTTATCGGCTACAAACGTATCGCCGACCTTGCACAAGATGATAAAGACTGGAATCATGCTTCCGAATGGGATCATGCCGCCCGCTTCTTCTGGAACACCGTGGTAAACCATCGTTCCGTCTGCATCGGTGGCAACAGTGTACGTGAGCACTTTCATCCGGCAGACAACTTCACATCCATGCTGAATGATGTACAAGGTCCGGAAACCTGCAATACTTACAACATGCTTCGCCTAACGAAGATGCTTTACCAAACTTCTCCCGACATTCGTTTTGCCGATTATTACGAACGCGCCTTATATAACCATATTCTTGCCTCGCAACAGCCTGAGAAGGGTGGATTTGTTTACTTCACCCCTATGCGTCCGGGACACTACCGCGTTTATTCGCAGCCGGAAACATCCATGTGGTGTTGCGTCGGTTCCGGATTGGAGAATCACACAAAATACGGAGAGTTTATTTACGCCCATACGAACGATACCCTCTATGTAAACCTCTTCATCCCCTCCCGCCTGACCTGGCAAGAGAAAAAGGTAACACTGGTACAGGAAACCCGTTTTCCCGACGAAGAGCAAATCCGCTTCCGCGTGGAAAAGAGCAGGAAGAAAGCATTCAGCCTCAAACTCCGTTACCCCTCCTGGGCTAAAGGAGCCAGCGTATCCGTCAATGGTAAAGTACAGGAAACGAATGCCCAACCGGGAGAGTACCTGACCATCCACCGTAAATGGAAAGCCGGAGATGAAATCACACTAAATATGCCCATGCAGGTTGCCTTGGAACAAATACCGGATCGGGAGAATTTCTATGCATTCATGTATGGTCCCATCGTACTTGCCAGCCCCACAGGGACAGAGAATATGGACGGGCTTTATGCAGATGACAGCCGTGGCGGACACATAGCCCATGGTAAACAGATTTCCATGCAAGAAATACCGATGCTGATAGGTTCCGCCGCATCTCTGCCTCAATCACTCCGCAGGATAAACGATGACCTGGTTGCATTTACCTATACCGGTAGCGTCTATCCGGCACAGAAAGAAGCGCTGAAATTAATTCCTTTCTTCCGTCTTCACGATTCCCGTTATGCCGTTTATTTCCATCAGGTAACCGAAGCTGAAGTAGAAAGTATCCGCAAAGAAGTGGCATTGAGCGAGCGTAAAGCAATGGAACTTGCCAACCAGACTGTAGATCTCATTTTCCCCGGGGAACAACAGCCTGAATCGGATCATGGTATTCTATATGAACAGGCAGAAACTGGAATCAATAAAGACCGTCACTTCCGGCGTGCCAAAGGTTGGTTTAGCTATAACCTCAAAGTAAAAGAGGAAGCCGCCCAGCTTATGATCACTATACGGAAAGAGAATCATAACAAGGTAGCCATCCTTCTTAACAATGAAAAACTGACCGTTAGTCCTACGATCAGCAAACCTGATAAAGAGGGTTTTATAACGCTCTGCTATTCTTTACCCCAAAAGTTAAGTGCAGGCAGCTATCCGATACGCTTCAGCCCCGACGGAACAGAGTGGACACCTGCTATTTATGAAGTCCGCTTACTCAAATAA
- a CDS encoding glycoside hydrolase family 97 protein: MKKIVLLSALLAISSALTAQEVQGPDGALKVNVELKDGNPIYSVHYNNKIFLEPSPLGLKTSIGDFSARLKQLGHQVRTIDETYTMPHAKVSRVHYQANELVCNYLNEKGDTLQVIFRVSNNDIAQAYRISSPKHTHCIIEKETTGFDFPSYTTTFITPQAPAGDGWMGTKPSYEEEYTLDEAIGTPSRYKLGYTFPALFHVGNDGWVLVSETGVSSHYAGTKLSEGTQDGLYTIAFPEKAENGGVGDATIAASIPSLTSWKTITVGETLKPIVETTSAYDNVRPFYEPTQVYQPGRSTWSWILWQDASCNYKDQQTFIDLAAAMGYEYILIDALWDKQIGYENMPSLIAYAQSKGVDVLLWYNSNGSCNDAPQGPKHRLDSAPARQKEMAWMKALGVKGIKVDFFGGDKQATMKLYEDILTDANQYGIAVVFHGCTLPRGWERMYPNHMSSEAALVSENLVFGQYHADKEAQRSTLYPFIRNAVSAMDFGGVFFNKHFSKDGVNGTLRKTTDAFQIATSVLYQSGIQHFGITPNNLTEQPEFILDFMKKVPTVWDETRFIDGYPGKYCVIARRYGNQWYIAATNATEQSIKLNLSLPWLMNQQVSIIHDNEARTASLSQGAVNKKGILTIEIQPMGGAMIYTK; this comes from the coding sequence ATGAAGAAGATTGTTTTACTCTCCGCCCTCCTGGCAATTTCAAGTGCCCTAACAGCACAGGAAGTGCAAGGACCGGACGGTGCATTAAAAGTAAATGTGGAGTTAAAGGACGGAAATCCCATTTATTCCGTTCATTATAACAATAAAATATTCCTGGAGCCTTCTCCGTTGGGATTGAAAACCAGCATCGGAGATTTCTCCGCAAGACTGAAACAGCTGGGGCATCAGGTACGTACGATTGATGAGACTTACACAATGCCGCATGCAAAGGTAAGCCGTGTACACTACCAAGCCAATGAGTTGGTGTGCAACTATCTGAATGAAAAGGGGGATACTTTACAAGTTATCTTCCGGGTAAGCAACAATGATATTGCACAAGCCTATCGGATTTCCTCTCCCAAGCATACACACTGCATCATTGAGAAAGAAACAACCGGATTCGATTTTCCTTCATACACCACAACTTTCATTACTCCCCAAGCTCCTGCAGGAGACGGATGGATGGGTACTAAACCAAGCTATGAAGAAGAATATACACTGGATGAGGCTATTGGTACGCCTTCACGTTACAAACTGGGCTATACATTCCCGGCTCTCTTTCATGTAGGTAATGATGGATGGGTGTTAGTTTCCGAGACTGGTGTAAGCAGCCATTATGCAGGAACAAAGCTCAGCGAAGGAACTCAAGACGGCTTGTACACCATTGCTTTTCCGGAAAAAGCAGAGAATGGCGGTGTAGGTGATGCAACCATTGCAGCATCTATCCCCTCCCTGACATCCTGGAAAACCATTACCGTAGGTGAGACCTTGAAACCGATTGTTGAGACTACCTCTGCCTACGACAATGTACGCCCATTCTATGAACCGACACAGGTATATCAACCCGGTCGTTCTACCTGGAGCTGGATACTCTGGCAAGATGCCAGTTGTAATTATAAGGATCAGCAGACTTTTATTGATCTTGCAGCTGCCATGGGATACGAATATATCCTTATTGATGCATTATGGGACAAACAAATCGGTTATGAGAATATGCCCTCGCTCATTGCCTACGCCCAGTCAAAGGGAGTGGATGTTCTTCTCTGGTACAACTCCAACGGAAGCTGTAATGACGCTCCGCAAGGTCCAAAACATCGTTTAGACAGTGCACCAGCCCGCCAGAAAGAAATGGCCTGGATGAAAGCCCTGGGTGTAAAAGGCATTAAGGTAGATTTCTTTGGCGGTGATAAACAAGCCACCATGAAACTCTACGAAGACATACTGACCGATGCCAACCAATATGGAATCGCTGTTGTATTCCACGGTTGTACCTTGCCGCGCGGCTGGGAACGCATGTATCCGAATCACATGAGCAGTGAAGCGGCATTGGTATCTGAGAATTTGGTATTCGGGCAATATCACGCCGACAAAGAAGCTCAACGAAGCACATTGTACCCCTTCATCCGCAATGCAGTGTCAGCTATGGACTTCGGCGGTGTATTTTTCAACAAACATTTCTCCAAAGATGGAGTCAACGGTACACTTCGTAAAACGACCGATGCCTTCCAGATTGCTACATCCGTTCTCTACCAGTCAGGTATCCAGCATTTCGGCATCACTCCCAACAACCTGACAGAACAACCGGAGTTTATTCTCGATTTCATGAAGAAAGTACCTACCGTGTGGGATGAAACGCGCTTCATTGACGGCTATCCCGGCAAATATTGCGTTATAGCCCGTCGATACGGTAATCAATGGTACATTGCCGCCACCAACGCCACCGAGCAATCCATAAAACTGAATTTGTCTTTACCGTGGTTGATGAATCAGCAAGTATCCATCATCCATGATAACGAAGCCCGCACTGCCAGTCTTTCACAAGGCGCCGTCAACAAAAAAGGTATCCTTACCATCGAAATACAACCGATGGGTGGAGCCATGATTTATACTAAATAA
- a CDS encoding alpha-N-arabinofuranosidase, with protein MRNKLLFSSVLLAASVSLSAQKSATITLHADQGTQVIPKEIYGQFAEHLGTCIYGGLWVGENSDIPNIKGYRTDVFNALKELQIPVLRWPGGCFADEYHWMDGIGPKENRPKMVNNNWGGTIEDNSFGTHEFLNLCEMLGTEPYISGNVGSGTVEELAKWVEYMTSEGDSPMARLRRQNGRDKAWKVKYLGVGNESWGCGGSMRPEYYADLYRRYSTYCRNYDGNHLFKIASGASDYDYNWTKVLMDRVGGRMNGLSLHYYTVTGWSGSKGAATKFDKDDYYWTMGKCREIEDVIKKHCAIMDEYDPKKRVALMLDEWGTWWDEEPGTIPGHLYQQNTLRDAFVASLSFDIFHKYTDRLKMANIAQIVNVLQSMILTKGKDMVLTPTYYVFKMYNVHQDATYLPLDLNCEIMDVRDNRKVPMVSATASKDKDGKIHISMSNIDADNAQEVTINLPDVKAKKAVGEILTSANLTDYNSFENPNNIKLAPFKEVKINKGVLKIKLPAKSIVTIELQ; from the coding sequence ATGAGAAACAAACTATTATTCAGCAGCGTTCTTTTAGCTGCATCCGTATCGCTGTCCGCACAAAAAAGTGCAACGATCACGCTTCATGCCGACCAAGGCACACAAGTTATTCCCAAAGAAATTTATGGCCAGTTTGCCGAACATCTGGGTACCTGTATCTATGGTGGACTTTGGGTAGGAGAAAATTCGGATATTCCCAATATCAAAGGTTATCGTACCGATGTATTCAATGCATTGAAAGAACTCCAGATTCCCGTACTTCGCTGGCCGGGTGGCTGTTTTGCCGATGAATATCACTGGATGGACGGTATCGGTCCGAAAGAGAACCGGCCCAAAATGGTAAACAATAACTGGGGAGGCACAATTGAAGACAACAGTTTCGGTACACATGAGTTCCTCAACCTCTGCGAAATGCTGGGTACTGAACCTTATATCAGTGGAAACGTGGGTAGTGGCACTGTAGAAGAACTGGCAAAATGGGTAGAATACATGACTTCCGAAGGAGACTCTCCGATGGCAAGACTTCGCCGCCAGAACGGTCGTGACAAAGCATGGAAAGTGAAATACCTCGGTGTAGGTAACGAAAGCTGGGGCTGCGGCGGAAGCATGCGTCCTGAATATTATGCTGATTTATATCGCCGCTACTCCACTTACTGCCGCAACTACGACGGCAACCATCTATTTAAGATTGCCAGTGGTGCCAGCGATTACGATTATAACTGGACTAAAGTTCTAATGGACCGCGTAGGTGGACGTATGAATGGACTCTCTCTCCATTATTACACCGTAACCGGCTGGAGCGGAAGTAAGGGAGCAGCCACTAAGTTCGACAAAGACGACTATTACTGGACAATGGGTAAGTGCCGTGAGATAGAAGACGTTATCAAAAAGCACTGCGCCATCATGGACGAATATGATCCTAAAAAGCGCGTAGCCCTCATGCTCGATGAGTGGGGTACCTGGTGGGATGAAGAACCCGGCACTATCCCAGGACATCTTTACCAGCAAAATACATTGCGTGACGCTTTCGTCGCCTCTCTTAGCTTCGATATCTTCCACAAATACACCGACCGTCTGAAAATGGCAAATATTGCCCAGATAGTAAATGTATTGCAATCCATGATCCTGACAAAAGGTAAAGATATGGTGCTGACTCCCACTTATTATGTATTCAAGATGTACAATGTACACCAGGATGCCACTTACCTCCCACTCGATCTGAACTGCGAGATCATGGATGTACGCGATAATCGCAAAGTACCTATGGTAAGTGCCACAGCTTCTAAAGACAAGGACGGCAAGATACATATCTCAATGTCTAATATTGATGCCGACAATGCACAGGAAGTTACTATCAACCTGCCAGATGTAAAGGCTAAGAAAGCCGTTGGTGAAATCTTAACTTCTGCCAACCTGACGGATTACAACTCTTTTGAGAACCCTAATAATATAAAATTAGCTCCGTTCAAAGAGGTAAAAATCAATAAAGGCGTACTGAAGATAAAACTACCAGCCAAGTCTATTGTTACTATAGAGTTACAGTAA
- a CDS encoding transketolase family protein has translation MNDNKLMNRAADNIRILAASMVEKANSGHPGGAMGGADFVNVLFSEFLVYDPENPAWEGRDRFFLDPGHMSPMLYSQLALAGKFTLDELKEFRQWDSPTPGHPERDIMRGIENTSGPLGQGHTFAVGAAIAAKFMKARFEEVMQQTIYAYISDGGVQEEISQGAGRIAGALGLDNLIMFYDANDIQLSTETKDVTIEDTAKKYEAWGWKVIKINGNDPDAIRGALNEAKAENERPTLIIGHTVMGKGARKADGSSYEANCATHGAPLGGDAYVNTIKNLGGDPTNPFVIFPEVKELYAKRAAELKEIMAKKYAAKSEWAKANPEKAAKLDLFFSGKAPEVNWAAIEQKAGAATRAASATVLGALATQVENMIVASADLSNSDKTDGFLKKTHAFKKGDFSGAFFQAGVAELTMACCCIGMALHGGVIPACGTFFVFSDYMKPAVRMAALMEVPVKFIWTHDAFRVGEDGPTHEPVEQEAQIRLMEKLKNHKGHNSMLVLRPADAEETTVAWKLAMENTTTPTGLIFSRQDIAMLPAGNDYSQAAKGAYIVAGSDENPDVVLVASGSEVSTLVAGTELLRKDGVKVRIVSAPSEGLFRSQAPGYQEGVIPADAKVFGLTAGLPVNLQGLVGAHGKVWGLESFGFSAPYKVLDQKLGFTAENVYKQVKAML, from the coding sequence ATGAACGACAACAAACTTATGAACCGTGCAGCGGATAATATCCGTATCCTCGCTGCTTCTATGGTTGAGAAAGCTAATTCCGGTCACCCAGGCGGTGCCATGGGTGGTGCCGATTTTGTGAATGTACTCTTCTCTGAGTTTCTGGTGTATGATCCCGAAAATCCAGCATGGGAAGGTCGTGACCGCTTCTTCCTGGACCCGGGCCACATGTCACCGATGCTCTACTCTCAGTTGGCATTGGCAGGCAAATTCACACTGGATGAACTGAAGGAATTCCGCCAATGGGACAGCCCCACTCCGGGACACCCTGAACGCGACATCATGCGTGGTATTGAAAACACTTCCGGCCCGCTCGGTCAAGGTCATACTTTTGCAGTGGGTGCAGCTATCGCAGCTAAATTCATGAAAGCCCGTTTCGAAGAAGTGATGCAGCAAACCATCTACGCTTATATTTCGGACGGTGGTGTACAGGAAGAAATTTCTCAGGGTGCAGGCCGTATCGCAGGTGCACTGGGACTGGATAACCTCATCATGTTCTATGATGCCAACGACATCCAGCTTTCTACTGAAACCAAAGACGTAACCATCGAAGATACTGCCAAGAAATACGAAGCTTGGGGCTGGAAGGTGATCAAGATCAACGGTAATGATCCCGACGCTATCCGTGGCGCTTTGAACGAAGCGAAAGCAGAAAACGAACGTCCGACCCTGATTATCGGTCATACTGTAATGGGTAAGGGTGCACGCAAGGCAGATGGTAGCAGTTACGAAGCTAACTGTGCGACTCACGGTGCTCCTCTAGGTGGTGATGCTTATGTAAATACCATCAAGAACCTGGGTGGTGATCCGACGAATCCATTCGTAATCTTCCCCGAAGTGAAGGAACTGTACGCAAAGCGTGCTGCCGAACTGAAGGAAATTATGGCTAAGAAATATGCTGCTAAATCAGAATGGGCAAAGGCTAATCCTGAAAAGGCTGCAAAACTTGACCTGTTCTTCTCTGGTAAGGCTCCTGAAGTAAACTGGGCAGCTATCGAGCAAAAAGCAGGTGCTGCTACACGTGCTGCATCAGCTACCGTATTGGGTGCTCTTGCTACTCAAGTAGAAAACATGATCGTTGCTTCCGCTGACCTTTCAAACTCAGATAAGACAGACGGCTTTCTGAAAAAGACCCATGCTTTCAAGAAAGGTGATTTCAGCGGTGCATTCTTCCAGGCTGGCGTTGCCGAGTTGACAATGGCTTGCTGTTGTATCGGTATGGCACTGCATGGTGGTGTGATTCCGGCTTGTGGAACGTTCTTCGTATTCTCTGACTACATGAAACCTGCCGTACGTATGGCTGCACTGATGGAAGTTCCCGTGAAGTTCATCTGGACACACGATGCATTCCGTGTAGGTGAAGACGGTCCTACTCATGAACCGGTAGAACAGGAAGCTCAGATCCGCCTGATGGAAAAACTGAAAAACCATAAAGGACACAATTCTATGTTGGTTCTCCGTCCGGCAGATGCAGAAGAAACAACGGTTGCATGGAAACTGGCTATGGAGAATACTACTACTCCGACCGGCTTGATCTTCTCTCGTCAGGACATCGCTATGTTGCCTGCTGGAAACGACTATTCTCAGGCTGCTAAGGGTGCTTACATCGTAGCAGGTTCTGATGAAAACCCGGATGTAGTATTGGTAGCTTCAGGTTCAGAAGTATCTACACTGGTGGCAGGAACCGAATTATTGCGCAAAGACGGTGTAAAAGTACGTATCGTATCTGCTCCTTCCGAAGGTCTGTTCCGCAGCCAGGCTCCGGGATATCAGGAAGGTGTCATCCCTGCTGACGCAAAAGTCTTCGGTCTGACAGCCGGTCTGCCTGTAAACCTGCAAGGTTTGGTAGGTGCTCACGGTAAAGTTTGGGGATTGGAATCTTTCGGTTTCTCAGCTCCTTACAAAGTACTGGATCAGAAGTTAGGTTTTACTGCTGAGAATGTTTATAAGCAAGTAAAAGCAATGTTATAA
- the rpiB gene encoding ribose 5-phosphate isomerase B — translation MKTIGICSDHAGFELKQYVKGWLETKGWEYKDFGTYTTESCDYADFAHPLALAVEAGECYPGIAICGSGEGISMTLNKHQGIRAALCWTAEIAHLARQHNDANVLVMPGRFISTEEADMIMREFFSTQFEGGRHQKRIEKIPVR, via the coding sequence ATGAAAACAATTGGAATTTGTTCCGACCACGCCGGATTTGAATTGAAACAATACGTCAAGGGGTGGTTGGAAACTAAAGGATGGGAATACAAAGACTTCGGAACCTATACAACGGAGAGCTGCGACTATGCAGATTTTGCTCATCCCCTGGCATTGGCCGTTGAAGCCGGAGAGTGTTACCCGGGTATTGCTATCTGCGGAAGTGGTGAAGGTATCAGCATGACACTGAACAAACATCAGGGCATCCGTGCCGCACTTTGCTGGACAGCGGAAATAGCTCATCTGGCTCGCCAGCATAATGATGCCAACGTACTCGTCATGCCGGGACGCTTCATCAGCACCGAAGAAGCTGATATGATTATGAGAGAATTCTTCAGCACACAGTTTGAGGGGGGACGTCATCAGAAACGTATTGAGAAGATACCGGTTAGATAA